The Salvelinus alpinus chromosome 28, SLU_Salpinus.1, whole genome shotgun sequence genome includes a window with the following:
- the LOC139557002 gene encoding transcription factor HES-5-like has protein sequence MAPCSTNFSFQHLRFAEKDIKIRKPIVEKMRRDRINGCIEQLKLILEKEFHKQDPNTKLEKADILEMTVSFLRQQLQPDPSQRDYGEGYSQCWRESLQFLSGSPKRDTTSIITSAGPLQGLQQQLSTQAQRSIQQHLMGHSTSPVSSTLRPTTNANTTLQDTGAKGPVWRPW, from the exons ATGGCTCCCTGTTCAACCAACTTCTCTTTCCAGCACCTGAGGTTTGCAGAAAAAGACATTAAG ATAAGGAAACCCATCGTGGAGAAGATGCGTCGGGATCGCATCAACGGCTGCATCGAGCAGCTCAAGCTCATCCTGGAGAAGGAGTTCCACAAACAGGACCCCAACACCAAGCTGGAGAAAGCCGATATCCTGGAGATGACCGTGAGCTTCCTGAGGCAGCAGCTGCAGCCGGATCCATCTCAGAGGGACTACGGCGAGGGTTATTCACAGTGTTGGAGGGAGTCTCTGCAGTTCCTGTCCGGAAGCCCCAAGAGAGACACCACTTCCATCATCACCTCGGCTGGACCTCTTCAGGGGCTCCAGCAACAGCTCTCCACCCAGGCCCAGAGATCCATCCAGCAGCACCTAATGGGCCATTCCACCTCCCCAGTCTCCTCCACCCTCCGACCCACCACTAACGCCAACACCACGCTCCAGGACACAGGAGCTAAAGGCCCAGTCTGGAGGCCCTGGTAG
- the LOC139557003 gene encoding taste receptor type 1 member 1-like, translated as MGVCIVLGWLVLVLTGHQLTEGTSLQLSGDYSISCFFPLHNLATSSSNLPDLGACKKGKSNKHGYHLIQAMRFAVEKINNGTKNQHLLPGVTLGYQAYDICNTPASVLATLDLLAQQLQGTSGNKTGGDQRAVAVIGPDSSSYTFTPAAMLGSYLVPQISYEATNELLSNKHLYPSFFRTIPSDKNQVDVMIQLLVRFNWTWIVLLGSDNSYGLQGMQRLSQQAAYYDICIAYQGVIPDLTMATNQTMRSIVKDILKTKVNTIVVFSSKSKVSGFFPFVIEQGVTGKVWIGTEDWSVATLVSGIPGIHTIGTVLGVSIKYAAIAGFETFESHVVAKLLRDNSNGVVDLRVECLQNTDLYSMAVKNLSLDGYDMTSSYNVYKAVYAVAHALHQALGCDSGECQKIEVQPWQLLPLLKQVRFSVENSSVYFDENGDPPTGYDIVTWIWRGTEWSLRVVGSYTPDPTDLTVDPAQIEWASDIDNLGKVPASICSPECPTGHRKLQTGQHKCCFDCLACPAHTFLNSTGSTWCQVCELHQWSTEASKVCLDRTVLLLAWDAPLSLALLLLLALTLFMTLGSGVVFLLNLGTPVAKSAGGRTCLVMLLALTAAAASTLCHFGLPSRPACLLKQPLFVFSFTVCLACVTVRSFQVVCIFKLSSKLPRAYDTWAKNHGPEVTVLVVSMTVLLISVLRVALTPPYPSQDVAFYSNCIVTECSNTLSFGAMIELAYVSVLSMLCFSFSYMGKDLPANYNEAKCITFSLMVYMISWISFFTIYFVTRAEFAMAMHVLAIVSSVLGILGGYFMPKVYIMVLRPQMNTTAHFQNCIQMYTMNKQ; from the exons ATGGGTGTGTGTATCGTCCTGGGCTGGTTGGTACTGGTCCTGACTGgccaccagctgactgagggaaCCAGTCTGCAGCTTTCAGGGGACTACTCCATCTCGTGTTTCTTTCCGCTCCACAATTTAGCCACCTCCAGCTCCAACCTACCAGACCTGGGAGCCTGCAAAAA AGGCAAATCTAATAAACATGGGTATCATTTGATACAAGCCATGAGATTCGCTGTGGAGAAGATCAACAATGGCACAAAAAACCAACATCTTCTCCCAGGGGTGACGCTGGGTTACCAGGCGTATGACATCTGCAATACACCAGCCAGTGTCCTGGCCACTCTGGACCTGCTGGCCCAACAGTTACAAGGAACTTCAGGAAACAAGACAGGTGGTGACCAGAGAGCAGTGGCAGTGATTGGGCCTGATAGTAGCAGTTACACCTTCACCCCGGCTGCAATGCTGGGCTCCTATCTGGTGCCACAG ATATCCTATGAAGCCACAAACGAATTGCTGAGCAACAAGCACCTCTACCCATCCTTCTTCCGCACCATCCCCAGTGACAAGAACCAGGTGGACGTCATGATCCAGCTGCTGGTGCGTTTTAACTGGACCTGGATCGTTCTACTGGGCAGTGATAACTCCTACGGCCTCCAGGGCATGCAGAGGCTCTCCCAACAGGCGGCCTACTACGACATCTGCATCGCCTACCAAGGAGTCATCCCCGACCTCACCATGGCCACCAACCAGACCATGAGGAGCATAGTCAAGGACATCTTGAAGACCAAGGTCAACACTATTGTTGTGTTCTCCAGCAAAAGCAAAGTTAGTGGGTTCTTCCCATTTGTCATAGAGCAGGGTGTAACTGGTAAGGTGTGGATAGGGACAGAGGACTGGTCAGTGGCCACTCTAGTGTCGGGGATACCAGGGATTCACACCATCGGGACTGTTCTAGGTGTCTCCATCAAATACGCAGCCATAGCTGGGTTTGAGACGTTTGAAAGCCATGTTGTTGCAAAGTTACTTAGGGACAACTCCAATGGAGTGGTTGACCTGAGGGTTGAATGTTTGCAAAATACGGATCTCTATAGCATGGCAGTAAAAAACTTATCTTTGGATGgctatgacatgacatcctctTATAATGTTTACAAGGCTGTATATGCTGTGGCCCATGCACTGCACCAAGCACTTGGTTGTGACTCAGGTGAATGCCAAAAGATTGAAGTACAACCTTGGCAG ctTCTGCCACTGTTAAAGCAGGTGAGATTCTCTGTTGAGAACTCCTCTGTGTACTTTGATGAGAACGGAGACCCGCCCACAGGATATGACATCGTGACCTGGATTTGGAGGGGAACAGAGTGGTCTCTCCGAGTGGTGGGCTCTTACACTCCAGACCCCACTGACCTCACAGTGGACCCTGCTCAAATTGAATGGGCTAGTGACATTGACAACCTGGGAAAA GTGCCTGCATCAATATGCTCTCCAGAATGCCCTACAGGTCACAGGAAGCTGCAGACAGGACAACACAAGTGCTGCTTTGACTGCCTGGCCTGTCCTGCTCACACCTTCCTCAACAGTACCG GATCTACCTGGTGCCAGGTGTGTGAGCTCCACCAGTGGTCCACAGAAGCGAGCAAGGTGTGTCTGGATCGGACGGTCCTGCTGCTGGCTTGGGACGCCCCCCTGTCTCTTGCCCTGCTGCTCCTCCTGGCTCTGACCCTGTTCATGACCCTTGGGTCAGGGGTCGTCTTCCTCCTCAACCTGGGCACCCCTGTGGCCAAGTCGGCTGGCGGGCGCACCTGCCTGGTGATGCTTCTGGCCCTAACCGCGGCGGCCGCCAGCACCCTGTGCCACTTTGGCCTCCCGTCTCGGCCCGCCTGCCTCCTCAAGCAGCCCCTCTTCGTCTTCAGCTTCACCGTGTGTCTGGCGTGCGTCACCGTACGCTCCTTCCAAGTGGTCTGCATCTTTAAGCTGTCTTCCAAGCTGCCCCGTGCCTATGATACCTGGGCTAAGAACCACGGGCCTGAAGTCACCGTCCTTGTCGTGTCCATGACAGTGTTGTTGATCTCTGTGCTCCGGGTTGCTCTAACCCCCCCGTACCCCTCCCAGGACGTGGCCTTCTACTCCAACTGCATTGTCACAGAGTGTAGTAACACCCTCTCTTTCGGTGCCATGATAGAACTAGCCTACGTCTCTGTGCTCAGCATGCTCTGTTTCTCCTTCAGTTACATGGGCAAAGACCTGCCAGCCAACTATAATGAGGCCAAGTGTATCACCTTTAGTCTCATGGTCTACATGATCTCCTGGATCAGCTTCTTCACCATCTATTTTGTCACAAGGGCAGAGTTTGCCATGGCCATGCATGTGCTGGCCATAGTGTCCAGTGTGCTCGGTATACTCGGTGGTTATTTCATGCCTAAGGTCTACATCATGGTGCTGAGGCCCCAAATGAACACAACGGCCCATTTCCAAAACTGTATTCAGATGTATACCATGAACAAACAGTGA
- the snx19a gene encoding sorting nexin-19a isoform X1, translating to MLPPEGSGPNPNHWALSELLGQRRLVVLGVLVAWMVLFHLLVNVWLLCLFTSLLVVLGGWLGSRAALDANSLLHLEHFVPLGRSQPALHSPESEWRLDHEIHSAVHKAIRDFVSSWYHTMLTEEEGLGEFEHIMRDAMLDSVMELKERARCVDRRALVQRTLELCGCHLQSYMTAREMMTQAEARLGMQDRDRSSTPSLWELYSQADAPHPALASPATELSYSRAVVDLLMQVLVPFPHLETRTGRYMVGELITCNVLLPLVSRVSDPDWLNLTIVDLFTKAKESPDESLDELPDTLVQLHRSQTQQELWTRSRSTSWLQTPRDQNESSNSPTPPKPATPDSLESMESYHTAVPDLKEETRQYCGAILPMPCIGSSIKINSCHVSMDLLRSCSGGSRLYQGVDSDLESPSTESNQLSVESLDQMDSEEDQTDSFCDCTSPTNFCSVFEDEPPGCFGNLKVLGPRVSDQPHWPAGMAEELHPRCPVPPGRLCLTPFSFEPLRSPDGPVLIQNLRITGAVTAKEHRSTGSHPYTLYTVKYETVVDSESLGTLQPVAYHTVNRRYSEFLHLQTRLEEKPDLKKMIKNVKGPKKIFPDLPFGNADIDKVEVRKGQLDTFLKQLCTIPETANSDEMQEFLALHTDASTAFEKKPFVMSRIDKMMANAVDTLKTAFPRAEDDLDVEPADARNAPEGRKRSVRLRFSSKVAPTLNIPEIQPKVIYCFNEGSTVFHGLSLSGLEGFIKDQEALLYAPQEKEADERRFSVLPGKDRKGGGGRERKPRGTDTAVADVALSILCLLMKDQWSWLCTENIQKTIRLLFGTFIERWLDVGMAHLTSAPCWVIYLQVMQEAVWPGGVLPDGPRPDRSLIQREETRQQCLHCLTQLLPDLIADMLGSEKYRVSWDMALASLQDPNINRHLIYCICDLLLEFLIPESSEEGFQRSLLHSLFGDEERLSASA from the exons ATGCTTCCACCAGAGGGTTCtggtcctaaccctaaccactggGCCCTCTCAGAATTACTGGGCCAGCGGAGGCTTGTGGTGTTGGGGGTGCTAGTAGCATGGATGGTCCTCTTCCACCTCCTGGTGAACGTGTGGCTCCTCTGTCTCTTCACCAGCCTGCTGGTGGTactgggtggctggctggggTCCCGCGCTGCCCTGGATGCCAACAGCCTGCTACACCTGGAGCACTTCGTCCCCCTGGGTAGATCACAGCCGGCCCTCCACTCGCCTGAGAGCGAATGGAGGCTGGACCACGAGATCCACAGCGCTGTGCATAAAGCCATCCGAGACTTTGTGTCGTCCTGGTACCACACCATGCTGACCGAGGAGGAGGGGCTGGGGGAGTTTGAGCACATTATGCGGGACGCCATGTTGGATTCAGTGATGGAGCTGAAGGAGAGGGCTCGGTGCGTGGACAGGAGAGCGCTGGTCCAGAGGACCTTGGAGCTGTGTGGCTGCCACCTGCAGAGCTATATGACAGCCAGGGAGATGATGACGCAGGCAGAGGCACGGCTGGGGATGCAGGACAGAGACCGCTCCAGCACCCCCAGCCTGTGGGAGTTGTATAGCCAGGCAGATGCCCCCCACCCAGCCTTGGCTAGTCCAGCCACGGAGCTCAGCTATTCCCGGGCCGTAGTGGACCTCCTAATGCAAGTCCTGGTCCCGTTCCCTCACCTGGAGACCAGGACAGGGAGATACATGGTGGGGGAGTTGATCACCTGTAACGTCCTCCTCCCACTGGTCAGTAGGGTGTCCGATCCTGACTGGCTCAATCTCACCATTGTGGACTTGTTCACCAAAGCCAAAGAATCACCGGATGAGTCCCTCGATGAGCTCCCTGATACTCTAGTCCAGCTGCACAGGAGTCAGACCCAGCAGGAGCTCTGGACTCGGAGCCGTTCTACCTCCTGGCTCCAGACTCCGAGAGACCAGAACGAGTCCAGCAACAGCCCCACTCCTCCCAAGCCAGCCACTCCAGACTCCCTGGAATCCATGGAGTCCTACCATACGGCAGTGCCAGATCTGAAGGAGGAAACACGGCAGTACTGTGGGGCGATCCTGCCAATGCCATGCATTGGTTCATCGATCAAAATAAACAGTTGTCATGTGTCTATGGATCTGCTGAGGTCCTGCAGCGGTGGCAGCCGCCTGTATCAGGGTGTGGACTCGGACCTGGAGTCCCCATCGACAGAATCCAATCAGCTCTCTGTGGAGTCCCTAGACCAGATGGACTCAGAGGAGGACCAGACAGACAGCTTCTGTGACTGTACCTCCCCTACCAACTTCTGCAGTGTGTTTGAAGACGAGCCGCCTGGATGCTTCGGCAACTTGAAGGTCCTGGGACCCagg GTGTCCGATCAGCCCCATTGGCCAGCGGGCATGGCGGAGGAGCTGCACCcacgctgccctgtccctccGGGGAGGCTGTGTCTGACCCCCTTCAGCTTCGAACCCCTCCGCAGCCCAGATGGACCCGTCCTTATCCAGAACCTGAGAATCACTGGTGCTGTGACAGCCAAGGAGCATCGCAGCACCGGCTCACACCCCTATACTCTATACACCGTAAAA TATGAGACAGTGGTTGACTCAGAGAGCCTAGGTACTCTACAACCTGTAGCTTATCACACTGTGAACCGGCGCTACAGCGAGTTCCTCCACCTGCAGACACGCCTGGAGGAGAAGCCTGACCTCAAGAAGATGATTAAGA ATGTCAAGGGACCCAAGAAGATTTTCCCTGATCTTCCATTTGGAAACGCAGATATTGACAAGGTGGAAGTTCGAAAAGGACAGCTGGATACCTTTCTTAAA CAACTGTGTACCATCCCTGAGACGGCCAACAGCGACGAGATGCAGGAGTTCCTGGCTCTTCACACAGACGCCAGCACAGCCTTCGAGAAGAAACCATTTGTTATGTCCAGGATTGATAAG ATGATGGCAAATGCTGTAGACACTCTGAAGACAGCATTCCCTCGTGCTGAGGATGACCTGGATGTAGAGCCTGCTGATGCGAGGAATGCCCCAGAAGGAAGGAAGAG GTCTGTCCGGCTGAGGTTCTCCAGTAAAGTCGCCCCTACTCTCAATATACCTGAAATCCAGCCCAAAGTCATATACTGCTTCAATGAAGGGAGCACT GTGTTCCATGGCCTGTCCCTGTCTGGTCTGGAGGGCTTTATAAAGGACCAGGAGGCTCTGCTCTATGCTCCCCAGGAGAAGGAGGCTGACGAGAGGAGGTTCAGCGTGCTACCTGGCAAAGACAGGAAGGGAGGTGGGGGTCGGGAGAGAAAACCTCGGGGGACAG ACACGGCCGTGGCAGACGTAGCTCTGAGCATCCTGTGTCTGCTGATGAAGGACCAGTGGAGCTGGCTGTGCACTGAGAACATACagaagaccatcagactgctgtttGGCACCTTCATTGAGAG GTGGCTGGACGTGGGCATGGCCCACCTGACCAGTGCTCCCTGCTGGGTGATCTACCTCCAGGTGATGCAGGAGGCAGTGTGGCCCGGGGGTGTCCTCCCTGATGGGCCCCGTCCTGACCGCAGCCTCATCCAGAGAGAAGAGACCAGGCAGCAGTGTCTGCACTGCCTCACACAGCTACTACCAG acctgATTGCTGACATGCTGGGTTCTGAGAAGTACAGGGTGAGCTGGGATATGGCACTGGCGTCTCTGCAGGACCCTAACATCAACCG GCACCTGATCTACTGTATATGTGACCTGCTGTTGGAGTTCCTGATTCCAGAGTCTTCAGAGGAAGGCTTTCAGAGATCTCTACTACACAGTCTCTTTGGGGACGAAGAGAGGCTTTCTGCTTCAGCTTGa
- the snx19a gene encoding sorting nexin-19a isoform X2 → MLPPEGSGPNPNHWALSELLGQRRLVVLGVLVAWMVLFHLLVNVWLLCLFTSLLVVLGGWLGSRAALDANSLLHLEHFVPLGRSQPALHSPESEWRLDHEIHSAVHKAIRDFVSSWYHTMLTEEEGLGEFEHIMRDAMLDSVMELKERARCVDRRALVQRTLELCGCHLQSYMTAREMMTQAEARLGMQDRDRSSTPSLWELYSQADAPHPALASPATELSYSRAVVDLLMQVLVPFPHLETRTGRYMVGELITCNVLLPLVSRVSDPDWLNLTIVDLFTKAKESPDESLDELPDTLVQLHRSQTQQELWTRSRSTSWLQTPRDQNESSNSPTPPKPATPDSLESMESYHTAVPDLKEETRQYCGAILPMPCIGSSIKINSCHVSMDLLRSCSGGSRLYQGVDSDLESPSTESNQLSVESLDQMDSEEDQTDSFCDCTSPTNFCSVFEDEPPGCFGNLKVLGPRVSDQPHWPAGMAEELHPRCPVPPGRLCLTPFSFEPLRSPDGPVLIQNLRITGAVTAKEHRSTGSHPYTLYTVKYETVVDSESLGTLQPVAYHTVNRRYSEFLHLQTRLEEKPDLKKMIKNVKGPKKIFPDLPFGNADIDKVEVRKGQLDTFLKQLCTIPETANSDEMQEFLALHTDASTAFEKKPFVMSRIDKMMANAVDTLKTAFPRAEDDLDVEPADARNAPEGRKRSVRLRFSSKVAPTLNIPEIQPKVIYCFNEGSTVFHGLSLSGLEGFIKDQEALLYAPQEKEADERRFSVLPGKDRKGGGGRERKPRGTDTAVADVALSILCLLMKDQWSWLCTENIQKTIRLLFGTFIERWLDVGMAHLTSAPCWVIYLQVMQEAVWPGGVLPDGPRPDRSLIQREETRQQCLHCLTQLLPDLIADMLGSEKYRVRLPAALLGYLPPR, encoded by the exons ATGCTTCCACCAGAGGGTTCtggtcctaaccctaaccactggGCCCTCTCAGAATTACTGGGCCAGCGGAGGCTTGTGGTGTTGGGGGTGCTAGTAGCATGGATGGTCCTCTTCCACCTCCTGGTGAACGTGTGGCTCCTCTGTCTCTTCACCAGCCTGCTGGTGGTactgggtggctggctggggTCCCGCGCTGCCCTGGATGCCAACAGCCTGCTACACCTGGAGCACTTCGTCCCCCTGGGTAGATCACAGCCGGCCCTCCACTCGCCTGAGAGCGAATGGAGGCTGGACCACGAGATCCACAGCGCTGTGCATAAAGCCATCCGAGACTTTGTGTCGTCCTGGTACCACACCATGCTGACCGAGGAGGAGGGGCTGGGGGAGTTTGAGCACATTATGCGGGACGCCATGTTGGATTCAGTGATGGAGCTGAAGGAGAGGGCTCGGTGCGTGGACAGGAGAGCGCTGGTCCAGAGGACCTTGGAGCTGTGTGGCTGCCACCTGCAGAGCTATATGACAGCCAGGGAGATGATGACGCAGGCAGAGGCACGGCTGGGGATGCAGGACAGAGACCGCTCCAGCACCCCCAGCCTGTGGGAGTTGTATAGCCAGGCAGATGCCCCCCACCCAGCCTTGGCTAGTCCAGCCACGGAGCTCAGCTATTCCCGGGCCGTAGTGGACCTCCTAATGCAAGTCCTGGTCCCGTTCCCTCACCTGGAGACCAGGACAGGGAGATACATGGTGGGGGAGTTGATCACCTGTAACGTCCTCCTCCCACTGGTCAGTAGGGTGTCCGATCCTGACTGGCTCAATCTCACCATTGTGGACTTGTTCACCAAAGCCAAAGAATCACCGGATGAGTCCCTCGATGAGCTCCCTGATACTCTAGTCCAGCTGCACAGGAGTCAGACCCAGCAGGAGCTCTGGACTCGGAGCCGTTCTACCTCCTGGCTCCAGACTCCGAGAGACCAGAACGAGTCCAGCAACAGCCCCACTCCTCCCAAGCCAGCCACTCCAGACTCCCTGGAATCCATGGAGTCCTACCATACGGCAGTGCCAGATCTGAAGGAGGAAACACGGCAGTACTGTGGGGCGATCCTGCCAATGCCATGCATTGGTTCATCGATCAAAATAAACAGTTGTCATGTGTCTATGGATCTGCTGAGGTCCTGCAGCGGTGGCAGCCGCCTGTATCAGGGTGTGGACTCGGACCTGGAGTCCCCATCGACAGAATCCAATCAGCTCTCTGTGGAGTCCCTAGACCAGATGGACTCAGAGGAGGACCAGACAGACAGCTTCTGTGACTGTACCTCCCCTACCAACTTCTGCAGTGTGTTTGAAGACGAGCCGCCTGGATGCTTCGGCAACTTGAAGGTCCTGGGACCCagg GTGTCCGATCAGCCCCATTGGCCAGCGGGCATGGCGGAGGAGCTGCACCcacgctgccctgtccctccGGGGAGGCTGTGTCTGACCCCCTTCAGCTTCGAACCCCTCCGCAGCCCAGATGGACCCGTCCTTATCCAGAACCTGAGAATCACTGGTGCTGTGACAGCCAAGGAGCATCGCAGCACCGGCTCACACCCCTATACTCTATACACCGTAAAA TATGAGACAGTGGTTGACTCAGAGAGCCTAGGTACTCTACAACCTGTAGCTTATCACACTGTGAACCGGCGCTACAGCGAGTTCCTCCACCTGCAGACACGCCTGGAGGAGAAGCCTGACCTCAAGAAGATGATTAAGA ATGTCAAGGGACCCAAGAAGATTTTCCCTGATCTTCCATTTGGAAACGCAGATATTGACAAGGTGGAAGTTCGAAAAGGACAGCTGGATACCTTTCTTAAA CAACTGTGTACCATCCCTGAGACGGCCAACAGCGACGAGATGCAGGAGTTCCTGGCTCTTCACACAGACGCCAGCACAGCCTTCGAGAAGAAACCATTTGTTATGTCCAGGATTGATAAG ATGATGGCAAATGCTGTAGACACTCTGAAGACAGCATTCCCTCGTGCTGAGGATGACCTGGATGTAGAGCCTGCTGATGCGAGGAATGCCCCAGAAGGAAGGAAGAG GTCTGTCCGGCTGAGGTTCTCCAGTAAAGTCGCCCCTACTCTCAATATACCTGAAATCCAGCCCAAAGTCATATACTGCTTCAATGAAGGGAGCACT GTGTTCCATGGCCTGTCCCTGTCTGGTCTGGAGGGCTTTATAAAGGACCAGGAGGCTCTGCTCTATGCTCCCCAGGAGAAGGAGGCTGACGAGAGGAGGTTCAGCGTGCTACCTGGCAAAGACAGGAAGGGAGGTGGGGGTCGGGAGAGAAAACCTCGGGGGACAG ACACGGCCGTGGCAGACGTAGCTCTGAGCATCCTGTGTCTGCTGATGAAGGACCAGTGGAGCTGGCTGTGCACTGAGAACATACagaagaccatcagactgctgtttGGCACCTTCATTGAGAG GTGGCTGGACGTGGGCATGGCCCACCTGACCAGTGCTCCCTGCTGGGTGATCTACCTCCAGGTGATGCAGGAGGCAGTGTGGCCCGGGGGTGTCCTCCCTGATGGGCCCCGTCCTGACCGCAGCCTCATCCAGAGAGAAGAGACCAGGCAGCAGTGTCTGCACTGCCTCACACAGCTACTACCAG acctgATTGCTGACATGCTGGGTTCTGAGAAGTACAGGgtgaggctacctgccgccctgctaggctacctgccgccccgctag